Proteins encoded in a region of the Eschrichtius robustus isolate mEscRob2 chromosome 16, mEscRob2.pri, whole genome shotgun sequence genome:
- the SRRT gene encoding serrate RNA effector molecule homolog isoform X1, whose amino-acid sequence MGDSDDEYDRRRRDKFRRERSDYDRSRERDERRRGDDWNDREWDRGRERRSRGEYRDYDRNRRERFSPPRHELSPPQKRMRRDWDEHSSDPYHTGYEMPYAGGGGGPAYGPPQPWGHPDVHIMQHHVLPIQARLGSIAEIDLGVPPPVMKTFKEFLLSLDDSVDETEAVKRYNDYKLDFRRQQMQDFFLAHKDEEWFRSKYHPDEVGKRRQEARGALQNRLRVFLSLMESGWFDNLLLDIDKADAIVKMLDAAVIKMEGGTENDLRILEQEEEEEQAGKPGEPSKKEEGRVGPGLGDGERKASEKDDKKEDGKQAENDSSSDDKAKKSEGDGDKEEKKEDSEKEAKKSSKKRNRKHSGDDSFDEGSVSESESESESGQAEEEKDEAEEALKEKEKPKEEEREKPKDAPGLECKPRPLHKTCSLFMRNIAPNISRAEIISLCKRYPGFMRVALSEPQPERRFFRRGWVTFDRSVNIKEICWNLQNIRLRECELSPGVNRDLTRRVRNINGITQHKQIVRNDIKLAAKLIHTLDDRTQLWASEPGTPPLPTSLPSQNPILKNITDYLIEEVSAEEEELLGSSGGAPPEEPPKEGNPAEINVERDEKLIKVLDKLLLYLRIVHSLDYYNTCEYPNEDEMPNRCGIVHVRGPMPPNRISHGEVLEWQKTFEEKLTPLLSVRESLSEEEAQKMGRKDPEQEVEKFVTSNTQELGKDKWLCPLSGKKFKGPEFVRKHIFNKHAEKIEEVKKEVAFFNNFLTDAKRPALPEIKPAQPPGPAQILPPGLTPGLPYPHQTPQGLMPYGQPRPPILGYGAGAVRPAVPAGGPPYPHAPYGAGRGNYDAFRGQGGYPGKPRNRMVRGDPRAIVEYRDLDAPDDVDFF is encoded by the exons ATGGGTGACAGTGATGACGAGTATGATCGAAGGCGCAGGGACAAGTTTAGACGAGAGCGCAGCGACTATGACCGTTCCCGGGAAAGAGATGAAAGACGTCGAGGGGATGATTGGAATGATCG AGAGTGGGACCGTGGCCGGGAGCGCCGCAGTCGGGGTGAATATCGTGACTATGACAGGAATCGGCGAGAGCGCTTCTCTCCTCCCCGACACGAGCTCAGCCCCCCGCAGAAGCGCATGAGGCGAGACTG GGATGAGCACAGCTCTGACCCATACCACACTGGCTATGAGATGCCCTatgctggggggggtgggggcccaGCTTATGGCCCCCCTCAGCCCTGGGGCCATCCAGACGTCCACATCATGCAGCACCATGTTCTGCCTATCCAGGCCAG GCTGGGCAGCATAGCAGAGATCGACTTGGGTGTGCCACCACCTGTGATGAAGACCTTCAAGGAGTTTCTCCTGTCTTTGGATGACTCTGTGGATGAGACAGAAGCAGTTAAGCGCTATAACGACTACAAGCTGGATTTCCGGAGGCAGCAGATGCAggatttcttcctggctcataaAGATGAGGAGTG GTTTCGGTCTAAGTACCACCCAGATGAGGTGGGGAAGCGTCGGCAGGAGGCCCGGGGGGCCCTGCAAAACCGACTAAGGGTATTCCTGTCCCTCATGGAGAGCGGCTGGTTTGATAATCTTCTGCTGGACATAGACAAAGCTGATGCCATTGTCAAGATGCTGGATGCAG CTGTGATTAAGATGGAAGGAGGTACAGAGAATGATCTACGCAtcctggagcaggaggaggaggaggaacaggcAGGAAAGCCTGGGGAGCCCAGCAAGAAAGAGGAAGGCCGGGTTGGACCAGGCCTGGGGGATGGAGAACGCAAGGCCAGTGAGAAGGATGACAAGAAAGAAGATGGCAAACAG GCTGAAAACGACAGTTCTAGTGATGACAAAGCTAAGAAATCCGAGGGTGATGGGgacaaggaagagaagaaagaagactcTGAGAAAGAAGCCAAAAAG AGCAGCAAGAAGCGGAATAGGAAGCATAGCGGTGATGACAGCTTTGACGAAGGCAGTGTGTCCGAGTCAGAGTCAGAGTCGGAGAGTGGCCAGGCCGAGGAGGAGAAGGACGAGGCTG AGGAAGCACTCAAGGAAAAGGAGAAGCccaaggaagaagagagggagaagcctAAGGACGCTCCTGGGCTGGAATGTAAACCCCGACCGCTGCATAAGACTTGCTCTCTCTTCATGCGCAACATTGCGCCCAACATCTCCCGGGCTGAGATCATTTCT CTTTGTAAAAGATATCCCGGCTTTATGCGTGTGGCATTATCGGAGCCCCAGCCCGAGAGGAG GTTTTTCCGTCGTGGCTGGGTGACCTTTGACCGCAGCGTTAACATTAAAGAGATCTGTTGGAACCTGCAGAATATCCGA CTCCGGGAGTGTGAGCTGAGCCCTGGTGTGAACAGAGACCTGACCCGTCGCGTCCGCAACATCAACGGCATCACCCAGCACAAGCAGATAGTGCGCAACGACATCAAGCTGGCGGCCAAGCTGATCCATACGCTGGACGACAGGACCCAGCTCTGGGCCTCTGAGCCTGGGACGCCTCCTCTGCCAACG AGTCTGCCCTCGCAGAACCCCATCTTGAAGAATATCACTGACTACCTGATTGAGGAAGTGAGTGCCGAGGAGGAGGAGCTGCTGGGGAGCAGTGGGGGGGCCCCTCCTGAGGAGCCTCCTAAGGAAGGGAACCCAGCAGAGATCAACGTGGAGCGGGATGAGAAGCTGATCAAG gttttgGACAAGCTCCTCCTTTATTTGCGCATCGTGCACTCCCTGGATTATTATAACACGTGCGAGTACCCCAACGAGGACGAGATGCCCAACCGCTGTGGCATCGTCCATGTCCGGGGGCCCATGCCGCCCAACCGCATCAGTCATGGAGAAG TGCTGGAATGGCAGAAGACGTTCGAGGAGAAGCTGACGCCGCTGCTGAGCGTGCGGGAATCTCTTTCAGAGGAAGAGGCCCAGAAGATGGGTCGCAAAGACCCTGAGCAGGAGGTGGAGAAGTTTGTGACCTCCAACACCCAGGAACTGGGCAAGGATAAGTGGCTGTGCCCTCTCAGTGGCAAGAAATTCAAG GGCCCTGAGTTTGTACGCAAACATATCTTCAACAAGCATGCAGAGAAAATTGAGGAAGTGAAGAAGGAGGTAGcattttttaacaactttctCACTGATGCCAAGCGACCAGCTCTGCCTGAGATCAAGCCAGCTCAGCCACCTGGCCCTGCCCAGA TACTCCCCCCAGGTCTGACCCCAGGACTCCCCTACCCACACCAGACTCCCCAGGGCCTGATGCCCTATGGTCAGCCCCGGCCCCCCATCTTGGGCTATGGAG CTGGTGCTGTTCGCCCTGCAGTCCCCGCAGGAGGGCCTCCATACCCCCATGCTCCCTACGGTGCTGGCCGAGGGAACTATGATGCCTTCCGAGGCCAGGGAGGTTATCCTGGGAAACCCCGAAACAG GATGGTCCGTGGAGACCCACGGGCCATTGTGGAATACCGTGACCTGGATGCTCCAGATGATGTGGATTTCTTTTGA
- the SRRT gene encoding serrate RNA effector molecule homolog isoform X3 has product MGDSDDEYDRRRRDKFRRERSDYDRSRERDERRRGDDWNDREWDRGRERRSRGEYRDYDRNRRERFSPPRHELSPPQKRMRRDWDEHSSDPYHTGYEMPYAGGGGGPAYGPPQPWGHPDVHIMQHHVLPIQARLGSIAEIDLGVPPPVMKTFKEFLLSLDDSVDETEAVKRYNDYKLDFRRQQMQDFFLAHKDEEWFRSKYHPDEVGKRRQEARGALQNRLRVFLSLMESGWFDNLLLDIDKADAIVKMLDAAVIKMEGGTENDLRILEQEEEEEQAGKPGEPSKKEEGRVGPGLGDGERKASEKDDKKEDGKQAENDSSSDDKAKKSEGDGDKEEKKEDSEKEAKKSSKKRNRKHSGDDSFDEGSVSESESESESGQAEEEKDEAEEALKEKEKPKEEEREKPKDAPGLECKPRPLHKTCSLFMRNIAPNISRAEIISLCKRYPGFMRVALSEPQPERRFFRRGWVTFDRSVNIKEICWNLQNIRLRECELSPGVNRDLTRRVRNINGITQHKQIVRNDIKLAAKLIHTLDDRTQLWASEPGTPPLPTSLPSQNPILKNITDYLIEEVSAEEEELLGSSGGAPPEEPPKEGNPAEINVERDEKLIKVLDKLLLYLRIVHSLDYYNTCEYPNEDEMPNRCGIVHVRGPMPPNRISHGEVLEWQKTFEEKLTPLLSVRESLSEEEAQKMGRKDPEQEVEKFVTSNTQELGKDKWLCPLSGKKFKGPEFVRKHIFNKHAEKIEEVKKEVAFFNNFLTDAKRPALPEIKPAQPPGPAQILPPGLTPGLPYPHQTPQGLMPYGQPRPPILGYGAGAVRPAVPAGGPPYPHAPYGAGRGNYDAFRGQGGYPGKPRNR; this is encoded by the exons ATGGGTGACAGTGATGACGAGTATGATCGAAGGCGCAGGGACAAGTTTAGACGAGAGCGCAGCGACTATGACCGTTCCCGGGAAAGAGATGAAAGACGTCGAGGGGATGATTGGAATGATCG AGAGTGGGACCGTGGCCGGGAGCGCCGCAGTCGGGGTGAATATCGTGACTATGACAGGAATCGGCGAGAGCGCTTCTCTCCTCCCCGACACGAGCTCAGCCCCCCGCAGAAGCGCATGAGGCGAGACTG GGATGAGCACAGCTCTGACCCATACCACACTGGCTATGAGATGCCCTatgctggggggggtgggggcccaGCTTATGGCCCCCCTCAGCCCTGGGGCCATCCAGACGTCCACATCATGCAGCACCATGTTCTGCCTATCCAGGCCAG GCTGGGCAGCATAGCAGAGATCGACTTGGGTGTGCCACCACCTGTGATGAAGACCTTCAAGGAGTTTCTCCTGTCTTTGGATGACTCTGTGGATGAGACAGAAGCAGTTAAGCGCTATAACGACTACAAGCTGGATTTCCGGAGGCAGCAGATGCAggatttcttcctggctcataaAGATGAGGAGTG GTTTCGGTCTAAGTACCACCCAGATGAGGTGGGGAAGCGTCGGCAGGAGGCCCGGGGGGCCCTGCAAAACCGACTAAGGGTATTCCTGTCCCTCATGGAGAGCGGCTGGTTTGATAATCTTCTGCTGGACATAGACAAAGCTGATGCCATTGTCAAGATGCTGGATGCAG CTGTGATTAAGATGGAAGGAGGTACAGAGAATGATCTACGCAtcctggagcaggaggaggaggaggaacaggcAGGAAAGCCTGGGGAGCCCAGCAAGAAAGAGGAAGGCCGGGTTGGACCAGGCCTGGGGGATGGAGAACGCAAGGCCAGTGAGAAGGATGACAAGAAAGAAGATGGCAAACAG GCTGAAAACGACAGTTCTAGTGATGACAAAGCTAAGAAATCCGAGGGTGATGGGgacaaggaagagaagaaagaagactcTGAGAAAGAAGCCAAAAAG AGCAGCAAGAAGCGGAATAGGAAGCATAGCGGTGATGACAGCTTTGACGAAGGCAGTGTGTCCGAGTCAGAGTCAGAGTCGGAGAGTGGCCAGGCCGAGGAGGAGAAGGACGAGGCTG AGGAAGCACTCAAGGAAAAGGAGAAGCccaaggaagaagagagggagaagcctAAGGACGCTCCTGGGCTGGAATGTAAACCCCGACCGCTGCATAAGACTTGCTCTCTCTTCATGCGCAACATTGCGCCCAACATCTCCCGGGCTGAGATCATTTCT CTTTGTAAAAGATATCCCGGCTTTATGCGTGTGGCATTATCGGAGCCCCAGCCCGAGAGGAG GTTTTTCCGTCGTGGCTGGGTGACCTTTGACCGCAGCGTTAACATTAAAGAGATCTGTTGGAACCTGCAGAATATCCGA CTCCGGGAGTGTGAGCTGAGCCCTGGTGTGAACAGAGACCTGACCCGTCGCGTCCGCAACATCAACGGCATCACCCAGCACAAGCAGATAGTGCGCAACGACATCAAGCTGGCGGCCAAGCTGATCCATACGCTGGACGACAGGACCCAGCTCTGGGCCTCTGAGCCTGGGACGCCTCCTCTGCCAACG AGTCTGCCCTCGCAGAACCCCATCTTGAAGAATATCACTGACTACCTGATTGAGGAAGTGAGTGCCGAGGAGGAGGAGCTGCTGGGGAGCAGTGGGGGGGCCCCTCCTGAGGAGCCTCCTAAGGAAGGGAACCCAGCAGAGATCAACGTGGAGCGGGATGAGAAGCTGATCAAG gttttgGACAAGCTCCTCCTTTATTTGCGCATCGTGCACTCCCTGGATTATTATAACACGTGCGAGTACCCCAACGAGGACGAGATGCCCAACCGCTGTGGCATCGTCCATGTCCGGGGGCCCATGCCGCCCAACCGCATCAGTCATGGAGAAG TGCTGGAATGGCAGAAGACGTTCGAGGAGAAGCTGACGCCGCTGCTGAGCGTGCGGGAATCTCTTTCAGAGGAAGAGGCCCAGAAGATGGGTCGCAAAGACCCTGAGCAGGAGGTGGAGAAGTTTGTGACCTCCAACACCCAGGAACTGGGCAAGGATAAGTGGCTGTGCCCTCTCAGTGGCAAGAAATTCAAG GGCCCTGAGTTTGTACGCAAACATATCTTCAACAAGCATGCAGAGAAAATTGAGGAAGTGAAGAAGGAGGTAGcattttttaacaactttctCACTGATGCCAAGCGACCAGCTCTGCCTGAGATCAAGCCAGCTCAGCCACCTGGCCCTGCCCAGA TACTCCCCCCAGGTCTGACCCCAGGACTCCCCTACCCACACCAGACTCCCCAGGGCCTGATGCCCTATGGTCAGCCCCGGCCCCCCATCTTGGGCTATGGAG CTGGTGCTGTTCGCCCTGCAGTCCCCGCAGGAGGGCCTCCATACCCCCATGCTCCCTACGGTGCTGGCCGAGGGAACTATGATGCCTTCCGAGGCCAGGGAGGTTATCCTGGGAAACCCCGAAACAG ATGA
- the SRRT gene encoding serrate RNA effector molecule homolog isoform X2, with amino-acid sequence MGDSDDEYDRRRRDKFRRERSDYDRSRERDERRRGDDWNDREWDRGRERRSRGEYRDYDRNRRERFSPPRHELSPPQKRMRRDWDEHSSDPYHTGYEMPYAGGGGGPAYGPPQPWGHPDVHIMQHHVLPIQARLGSIAEIDLGVPPPVMKTFKEFLLSLDDSVDETEAVKRYNDYKLDFRRQQMQDFFLAHKDEEWFRSKYHPDEVGKRRQEARGALQNRLRVFLSLMESGWFDNLLLDIDKADAIVKMLDAAVIKMEGGTENDLRILEQEEEEEQAGKPGEPSKKEEGRVGPGLGDGERKASEKDDKKEDGKQAENDSSSDDKAKKSEGDGDKEEKKEDSEKEAKKSSKKRNRKHSGDDSFDEGSVSESESESESGQAEEEKDEAEEALKEKEKPKEEEREKPKDAPGLECKPRPLHKTCSLFMRNIAPNISRAEIISLCKRYPGFMRVALSEPQPERRFFRRGWVTFDRSVNIKEICWNLQNIRLRECELSPGVNRDLTRRVRNINGITQHKQIVRNDIKLAAKLIHTLDDRTQLWASEPGTPPLPTSLPSQNPILKNITDYLIEEVSAEEEELLGSSGGAPPEEPPKEGNPAEINVERDEKLIKVLDKLLLYLRIVHSLDYYNTCEYPNEDEMPNRCGIVHVRGPMPPNRISHGEVLEWQKTFEEKLTPLLSVRESLSEEEAQKMGRKDPEQEVEKFVTSNTQELGKDKWLCPLSGKKFKGPEFVRKHIFNKHAEKIEEVKKEVAFFNNFLTDAKRPALPEIKPAQPPGPAQSLTPGLPYPHQTPQGLMPYGQPRPPILGYGAGAVRPAVPAGGPPYPHAPYGAGRGNYDAFRGQGGYPGKPRNRMVRGDPRAIVEYRDLDAPDDVDFF; translated from the exons ATGGGTGACAGTGATGACGAGTATGATCGAAGGCGCAGGGACAAGTTTAGACGAGAGCGCAGCGACTATGACCGTTCCCGGGAAAGAGATGAAAGACGTCGAGGGGATGATTGGAATGATCG AGAGTGGGACCGTGGCCGGGAGCGCCGCAGTCGGGGTGAATATCGTGACTATGACAGGAATCGGCGAGAGCGCTTCTCTCCTCCCCGACACGAGCTCAGCCCCCCGCAGAAGCGCATGAGGCGAGACTG GGATGAGCACAGCTCTGACCCATACCACACTGGCTATGAGATGCCCTatgctggggggggtgggggcccaGCTTATGGCCCCCCTCAGCCCTGGGGCCATCCAGACGTCCACATCATGCAGCACCATGTTCTGCCTATCCAGGCCAG GCTGGGCAGCATAGCAGAGATCGACTTGGGTGTGCCACCACCTGTGATGAAGACCTTCAAGGAGTTTCTCCTGTCTTTGGATGACTCTGTGGATGAGACAGAAGCAGTTAAGCGCTATAACGACTACAAGCTGGATTTCCGGAGGCAGCAGATGCAggatttcttcctggctcataaAGATGAGGAGTG GTTTCGGTCTAAGTACCACCCAGATGAGGTGGGGAAGCGTCGGCAGGAGGCCCGGGGGGCCCTGCAAAACCGACTAAGGGTATTCCTGTCCCTCATGGAGAGCGGCTGGTTTGATAATCTTCTGCTGGACATAGACAAAGCTGATGCCATTGTCAAGATGCTGGATGCAG CTGTGATTAAGATGGAAGGAGGTACAGAGAATGATCTACGCAtcctggagcaggaggaggaggaggaacaggcAGGAAAGCCTGGGGAGCCCAGCAAGAAAGAGGAAGGCCGGGTTGGACCAGGCCTGGGGGATGGAGAACGCAAGGCCAGTGAGAAGGATGACAAGAAAGAAGATGGCAAACAG GCTGAAAACGACAGTTCTAGTGATGACAAAGCTAAGAAATCCGAGGGTGATGGGgacaaggaagagaagaaagaagactcTGAGAAAGAAGCCAAAAAG AGCAGCAAGAAGCGGAATAGGAAGCATAGCGGTGATGACAGCTTTGACGAAGGCAGTGTGTCCGAGTCAGAGTCAGAGTCGGAGAGTGGCCAGGCCGAGGAGGAGAAGGACGAGGCTG AGGAAGCACTCAAGGAAAAGGAGAAGCccaaggaagaagagagggagaagcctAAGGACGCTCCTGGGCTGGAATGTAAACCCCGACCGCTGCATAAGACTTGCTCTCTCTTCATGCGCAACATTGCGCCCAACATCTCCCGGGCTGAGATCATTTCT CTTTGTAAAAGATATCCCGGCTTTATGCGTGTGGCATTATCGGAGCCCCAGCCCGAGAGGAG GTTTTTCCGTCGTGGCTGGGTGACCTTTGACCGCAGCGTTAACATTAAAGAGATCTGTTGGAACCTGCAGAATATCCGA CTCCGGGAGTGTGAGCTGAGCCCTGGTGTGAACAGAGACCTGACCCGTCGCGTCCGCAACATCAACGGCATCACCCAGCACAAGCAGATAGTGCGCAACGACATCAAGCTGGCGGCCAAGCTGATCCATACGCTGGACGACAGGACCCAGCTCTGGGCCTCTGAGCCTGGGACGCCTCCTCTGCCAACG AGTCTGCCCTCGCAGAACCCCATCTTGAAGAATATCACTGACTACCTGATTGAGGAAGTGAGTGCCGAGGAGGAGGAGCTGCTGGGGAGCAGTGGGGGGGCCCCTCCTGAGGAGCCTCCTAAGGAAGGGAACCCAGCAGAGATCAACGTGGAGCGGGATGAGAAGCTGATCAAG gttttgGACAAGCTCCTCCTTTATTTGCGCATCGTGCACTCCCTGGATTATTATAACACGTGCGAGTACCCCAACGAGGACGAGATGCCCAACCGCTGTGGCATCGTCCATGTCCGGGGGCCCATGCCGCCCAACCGCATCAGTCATGGAGAAG TGCTGGAATGGCAGAAGACGTTCGAGGAGAAGCTGACGCCGCTGCTGAGCGTGCGGGAATCTCTTTCAGAGGAAGAGGCCCAGAAGATGGGTCGCAAAGACCCTGAGCAGGAGGTGGAGAAGTTTGTGACCTCCAACACCCAGGAACTGGGCAAGGATAAGTGGCTGTGCCCTCTCAGTGGCAAGAAATTCAAG GGCCCTGAGTTTGTACGCAAACATATCTTCAACAAGCATGCAGAGAAAATTGAGGAAGTGAAGAAGGAGGTAGcattttttaacaactttctCACTGATGCCAAGCGACCAGCTCTGCCTGAGATCAAGCCAGCTCAGCCACCTGGCCCTGCCCAGA GTCTGACCCCAGGACTCCCCTACCCACACCAGACTCCCCAGGGCCTGATGCCCTATGGTCAGCCCCGGCCCCCCATCTTGGGCTATGGAG CTGGTGCTGTTCGCCCTGCAGTCCCCGCAGGAGGGCCTCCATACCCCCATGCTCCCTACGGTGCTGGCCGAGGGAACTATGATGCCTTCCGAGGCCAGGGAGGTTATCCTGGGAAACCCCGAAACAG GATGGTCCGTGGAGACCCACGGGCCATTGTGGAATACCGTGACCTGGATGCTCCAGATGATGTGGATTTCTTTTGA